The window GTCGTCTAGTACTTCGATTAATTCCTCCTCTACAATTCCCTCTCTAATCAATTCTTCAAGGAGTTTCGAGATCTCCATATTCCTCCTCCTAGCGTAGTTCCTCAATTTCTCCCATAGCTCACGGTCGATATACACGCTAGTCTTATACCTTGAACCCAAAACAGCCACCAATATACCTATTATACTTACATACA is drawn from Candidatus Tiamatella incendiivivens and contains these coding sequences:
- a CDS encoding ribbon-helix-helix domain-containing protein yields the protein YVSIIGILVAVLGSRYKTSVYIDRELWEKLRNYARRRNMEISKLLEELIREGIVEEELIEVLDDMVEEETIELDFEPILIEAGEISSIVREMRDERSNRISRY